From Enhydrobacter sp., the proteins below share one genomic window:
- a CDS encoding nitronate monooxygenase yields the protein MNRVLAHTGVTYPIVQAPMGWIARSQLASAVSNAGGLGVIETSSGEVDACLAEIARMRELTDRPFGVNLPLLFIRDPRIVDLVARSGVKFVTTSAGSPAKLLPTLKAAGLVVYHVVPNLSSALKAVDAGVDGLIVEGGEGGGFKNPDDVSTLVLLQAVRERTDVPMIAAGGICDGRGMAAAFALGAEGIQMGTRFVSAAESPVHANYKQAIVDADDTGTVMLNRKSSPCVRALKTERARQIDRDGSFDRAIFGSVKDVYFGGDMEASLALAGQTVGLIHEVLPVAEIVKRTIEGFHSIRRAQGDRSLAGTF from the coding sequence ATGAATCGCGTACTGGCCCATACGGGCGTTACCTATCCCATCGTGCAGGCACCGATGGGCTGGATCGCGCGCAGCCAGCTTGCCTCGGCCGTGTCGAATGCCGGCGGCCTCGGCGTCATCGAGACCTCGAGCGGCGAGGTCGATGCGTGTCTGGCCGAGATCGCCCGGATGCGCGAGCTCACCGACAGGCCGTTTGGCGTCAACCTGCCGCTGCTTTTCATCCGCGATCCGCGAATCGTCGACCTGGTCGCCCGATCGGGCGTGAAGTTCGTCACGACCTCCGCCGGCTCGCCGGCGAAGTTGCTGCCGACCCTCAAGGCGGCCGGCCTCGTCGTCTATCACGTGGTTCCCAATCTCTCCTCGGCGCTCAAGGCAGTCGACGCCGGGGTCGACGGGCTGATCGTCGAAGGCGGCGAGGGCGGTGGCTTCAAGAATCCCGACGACGTCTCGACGCTCGTCCTGCTGCAGGCCGTGCGCGAACGCACCGACGTGCCGATGATCGCCGCTGGCGGCATCTGTGACGGCCGCGGCATGGCGGCCGCCTTCGCGCTCGGCGCCGAGGGCATCCAGATGGGCACCCGCTTCGTCAGCGCCGCGGAAAGCCCGGTGCATGCCAACTACAAGCAGGCCATCGTCGATGCCGACGATACCGGCACGGTGATGCTGAACCGCAAATCGTCGCCCTGCGTGCGGGCGCTCAAGACCGAGCGGGCAAGACAGATCGATCGCGATGGCTCCTTCGACCGCGCGATCTTCGGATCGGTGAAGGACGTCTATTTCGGCGGCGACATGGAGGCGTCGCTGGCGCTGGCCGGCCAGACCGTGGGGCTGATCCACGAGGTCCTGCCGGTGGCCGAGATCGTCAAGCGCACGATCGAGGGCTTCCACAGCATCCGCCGCGCTCAGGGCGACAGATCGCTGGCCGGCACCTTCTGA
- the hyfB gene encoding hydrogenase 4 subunit B, whose amino-acid sequence MYALSVALGALSAAAILATLVRGAALALVYPVTALAALLVVAVDLHALLSGTEVSATFALGLPTIGLHMRLDALSAFFGIVVNGGVVAAAVYGMGLDRAKELSHRVEPLFPAFAAAMNLVLLADDAYGFLFSWELMSLASWALVVARHLDPEVRKAGHVYLLMAAGGTMALLFAFGGLAGPAGGYAFDTMRALSPEPLVGALVLAAALVGCGSKGGLFPLHAWLPLAHPAAPSHVSALMSGVMTKVAIYGFVRIAFDLLGPPAWWWALPPIALGAVTAVIGLLYAVLDRDLKRVLAYSTIENVGLIFVALGLALAFRANGFAQAAAVAMTAALLHALNHSWFKSLLFLGAGAVLHATGRRDLDGLGGLIRRMPRTALFFLVGALSISALPPLNGFVSEWLLFQSVLAGPSLPQASLRFAVPAIGAMLALAAALAAACFVRVYGTAFLGRPRSTEAAQAHDVPLVQQIAMGGLALLCVLGGLLGAPLSEGIGALVHGYTGGALPGMGAGPTPLSLVAFDEARSVYDAPVIALFVAVASITALLIVRRLSERRTRRGPAWDCGFPDPSPGTQYTASSFAQPLRRVYGTVAFSARETLAMPPPGDPRPARLDVTIVDHAWQVLYVAPGRALLRLAERLNALQFLTIRRYLVLMFSALVILLSLIAVTA is encoded by the coding sequence CTGTATGCGTTAAGCGTCGCTCTCGGGGCACTCTCGGCCGCCGCGATTCTCGCGACGCTGGTGCGCGGCGCTGCCCTGGCGCTGGTTTATCCCGTGACGGCCCTCGCCGCGCTGCTGGTGGTTGCCGTCGATCTGCACGCCCTGCTGTCCGGCACCGAGGTTTCGGCCACCTTCGCGCTCGGCTTGCCGACCATCGGCCTGCATATGCGGCTCGATGCCTTGTCCGCGTTCTTCGGCATCGTCGTGAATGGCGGCGTCGTCGCTGCCGCCGTCTACGGCATGGGGCTCGACCGCGCCAAAGAGCTCAGCCATCGCGTGGAGCCGTTGTTCCCTGCTTTCGCGGCGGCCATGAATCTCGTCCTGTTGGCCGACGATGCGTACGGTTTCCTGTTCTCCTGGGAATTGATGTCGCTCGCCTCGTGGGCGTTGGTCGTGGCGCGCCACCTCGACCCGGAGGTCCGCAAGGCGGGTCACGTCTATCTGCTGATGGCGGCGGGCGGCACGATGGCGCTGCTGTTCGCTTTTGGCGGCCTCGCCGGGCCGGCGGGCGGTTATGCCTTCGACACCATGCGCGCGCTGTCACCCGAGCCGCTGGTGGGCGCGCTGGTGCTGGCGGCCGCACTGGTCGGCTGCGGCTCCAAGGGCGGGCTGTTCCCGCTGCACGCTTGGCTGCCGCTCGCCCATCCGGCGGCGCCCAGCCACGTCTCGGCGCTGATGAGCGGCGTCATGACCAAGGTGGCGATCTACGGCTTCGTGCGCATCGCCTTCGATCTGCTCGGCCCGCCGGCTTGGTGGTGGGCGCTGCCACCCATCGCGCTGGGGGCGGTGACGGCGGTCATCGGCCTGCTGTACGCCGTGCTCGATCGCGATCTCAAGCGCGTGCTGGCCTACTCGACCATCGAGAATGTCGGCCTCATCTTCGTCGCCCTCGGCCTGGCGCTGGCCTTCCGCGCCAACGGCTTCGCGCAGGCCGCCGCCGTGGCGATGACGGCGGCCCTGCTGCACGCGCTCAACCACTCCTGGTTCAAGTCGCTGCTCTTCCTCGGCGCCGGCGCGGTCCTGCACGCCACCGGGCGGCGCGACCTCGACGGGCTGGGCGGCCTGATCCGGCGCATGCCGCGCACCGCGCTGTTTTTCCTGGTGGGTGCGCTCTCGATCTCGGCGCTGCCGCCGCTCAACGGCTTCGTCTCCGAATGGCTGCTGTTCCAGTCGGTGCTGGCCGGGCCGAGCCTGCCCCAGGCGTCGCTGCGCTTCGCCGTCCCGGCGATCGGCGCCATGCTGGCGCTGGCGGCGGCGCTGGCCGCCGCCTGCTTCGTGCGCGTCTATGGCACGGCCTTCCTCGGCCGGCCGCGCAGCACCGAGGCCGCGCAGGCGCACGACGTGCCGCTCGTCCAGCAGATCGCCATGGGCGGACTGGCGCTGCTCTGCGTCCTCGGCGGCCTGCTGGGTGCGCCGCTGAGCGAGGGGATCGGCGCGCTGGTGCACGGCTACACCGGCGGCGCGCTGCCGGGCATGGGCGCCGGCCCGACGCCGCTGTCGCTGGTGGCGTTCGACGAGGCGCGCAGCGTCTACGACGCGCCGGTGATCGCCCTGTTCGTCGCCGTTGCCTCGATCACTGCACTGCTCATCGTCCGTCGCCTGTCGGAGCGCAGGACGCGCCGCGGGCCGGCCTGGGACTGCGGCTTTCCCGACCCCTCGCCGGGCACGCAGTACACGGCATCGAGCTTCGCCCAGCCGCTGCGCCGCGTCTACGGGACGGTGGCCTTCTCCGCCCGCGAGACGCTTGCCATGCCGCCACCTGGCGATCCGCGGCCGGCGCGGCTCGATGTCACGATTGTCGACCATGCCTGGCAGGTCCTCTATGTCGCGCCGGGGCGCGCCCTGCTGCGGCTGGCGGAGCGGCTGAACGCGCTGCAGTTCCTCACCATCCGACGCTACCTCGTGCTGATGTTTTCGGCGCTGGTGATCCTGCTGTCGCTGATCGCGGTGACGGCATGA
- a CDS encoding NADH-quinone oxidoreductase subunit H translates to MTADPIVQLLAQGVQMLLVLLIAPLVIGVVRRVKARLTRRQGAPLLQGYRDLAKLLRKESVLAENASWLFRSAPVLVFALTWVAAALVPTFASGLMFNWAADVVALVALLGAARALLALAGMDVGTSFGGIGSSREMMIATLAEPAMMLIVLALAIAAGTTRLAGVADFFIAEPLAVRVSLALALVALVIVALAENARIPVDNPVTHLELTMVHEAMVLEYSGRHLALIEAASMMKLTLYLSLLVCLFFPFGMAPASASVGGWLIGLAAWSAKLLAGAVVLGVWEISIAKMRVFRLPDFLGVAFVFAFIAILLSYLARGGLE, encoded by the coding sequence ATGACCGCCGATCCGATCGTCCAACTGCTGGCGCAGGGCGTGCAGATGTTGCTCGTGCTGCTGATCGCGCCGCTGGTGATCGGCGTGGTGCGGCGGGTCAAGGCGCGGCTGACGCGTCGCCAGGGTGCCCCGCTGCTGCAGGGTTATCGCGATCTCGCCAAGCTCCTGCGCAAGGAGTCGGTGCTGGCGGAGAACGCCTCCTGGTTGTTCCGCAGCGCGCCGGTTCTGGTTTTCGCCCTCACCTGGGTGGCGGCGGCGCTGGTGCCCACCTTCGCCTCGGGCCTGATGTTCAACTGGGCGGCCGACGTGGTGGCGTTGGTTGCCCTGCTCGGCGCCGCCCGCGCGCTGCTGGCGCTCGCCGGCATGGACGTCGGCACCAGCTTTGGCGGCATCGGTTCCTCGCGCGAGATGATGATCGCCACCTTGGCCGAGCCCGCCATGATGCTGATCGTGCTCGCGCTCGCCATCGCCGCCGGCACGACGCGGTTGGCGGGCGTCGCCGACTTCTTCATCGCCGAGCCGCTGGCCGTGCGCGTGTCGCTGGCTCTCGCCCTGGTCGCCCTGGTCATCGTCGCGCTCGCCGAAAACGCCCGCATCCCGGTCGACAACCCGGTGACCCATCTCGAGCTCACCATGGTCCACGAGGCCATGGTGCTCGAGTATTCCGGCCGGCATCTCGCCCTCATCGAGGCGGCGAGCATGATGAAGCTCACGCTCTACCTCTCGCTGCTGGTCTGTCTGTTCTTCCCCTTCGGCATGGCGCCGGCCTCCGCCTCGGTCGGCGGCTGGCTGATCGGCCTCGCGGCCTGGTCGGCGAAACTGCTGGCCGGCGCGGTGGTGCTCGGCGTGTGGGAGATCAGCATCGCCAAGATGCGGGTGTTCCGCCTGCCCGATTTCCTGGGTGTCGCCTTCGTGTTCGCCTTCATCGCCATCCTGCTGTCCTACCTCGCCCGCGGAGGCCTCGAGTGA
- a CDS encoding hydrogenase-4 component E — protein sequence MLVTSFALLYQQRVAAVLNAFAAQSVTLALAVAWTAWSESRPDLYITAAIAFGLKGVVIPLALHRTVARLGIHREVEKVVGVGIALLVGLALSGLAQALIVKVAPGLPGLGRDQLALALAVVLLGFLMMIVRRNAVTQVVGFMSMENGLILAATGAQGMPLVVEVSVAFSVLIALFVFAVFVFRIRERFDTIDIEALDRMRGDRR from the coding sequence ATGCTGGTCACGAGTTTCGCGTTGCTCTACCAGCAGCGTGTCGCGGCGGTGCTCAACGCATTCGCCGCCCAGTCGGTGACCCTGGCGCTCGCCGTCGCCTGGACCGCCTGGTCGGAGAGCCGGCCCGACCTCTACATCACCGCCGCCATTGCGTTCGGCCTGAAGGGCGTGGTGATCCCCCTGGCACTTCACCGCACGGTCGCGCGGCTCGGCATCCATCGCGAAGTCGAGAAGGTGGTGGGCGTGGGTATCGCGCTGCTGGTCGGATTGGCGCTCAGCGGCCTCGCCCAGGCGTTGATCGTCAAAGTCGCCCCCGGCCTGCCGGGGCTGGGCCGTGACCAGCTGGCGCTGGCGCTCGCCGTCGTCCTGCTCGGCTTCCTGATGATGATCGTGCGGCGCAACGCCGTGACGCAGGTCGTCGGTTTCATGTCGATGGAGAATGGTCTGATCCTCGCGGCCACCGGCGCCCAGGGCATGCCGCTTGTCGTCGAGGTGAGCGTCGCCTTCTCGGTGCTGATCGCACTGTTCGTGTTTGCCGTGTTCGTGTTCAGGATCCGCGAGCGCTTCGACACGATCGACATCGAGGCGCTCGACCGCATGCGCGGGGACCGAAGATGA
- a CDS encoding hydrogenase 4 subunit F: protein MIEAYQAVVVIPYGAALVLVAVPSYRVGAQANVVASLATFAAGLWLMLGSRTVGDYAIVDEFNIVFVAINTLVGFTTALFSASYIGHEIETGRLSPPFLRFYHAMFQAMMGSMNLALVANNIGLMWVGLELATLITVVMVGLYRTPQAIEAAWKYFILASVGISLAFFGTILIYLAGQPVLGEGVPAMTWSLLHDAAAAMDPAILDLAFIFLLIGYGTKVGLAPLHAWLPDAHAEGPTPISAVLSGLLLNVALYALLRFKMLIAGQPAALDPGPVMIVMGLVSLIFAAFMLYQRRDIKRFFAYSSIEHMGLMVFAFGMGGPLANFAGLLHMAMHSLTKSSIFFAVGHIAQARGSQRFADIRGLSVTHPRLAVGFALAVLAIAGLPPFGVFASEFLILTTTFAREPWLALLPAFGLLVGFGALLLRLQDTIFGEPVGPAHRVDGSSVPMVLHLLLVLGAGIYLPPVLVAWFQRAAELLG from the coding sequence ATGATCGAGGCCTATCAGGCCGTCGTCGTCATCCCCTATGGGGCGGCGCTCGTGCTGGTCGCCGTGCCGAGCTATCGCGTCGGCGCGCAGGCCAATGTCGTCGCCTCGCTCGCCACTTTCGCCGCCGGCCTGTGGCTGATGCTGGGCAGCCGCACTGTGGGCGACTATGCCATTGTCGACGAGTTCAACATCGTCTTCGTCGCCATCAATACGCTGGTCGGTTTCACGACGGCATTGTTCAGCGCCTCCTACATCGGTCACGAGATCGAGACCGGCCGGCTGTCGCCGCCTTTCCTGCGATTCTACCACGCCATGTTTCAGGCCATGATGGGCTCGATGAACCTGGCGCTGGTCGCCAACAACATCGGGCTGATGTGGGTCGGGCTCGAGCTCGCGACGCTGATCACCGTGGTGATGGTGGGCCTCTATCGCACACCGCAGGCGATCGAGGCGGCCTGGAAGTACTTCATCCTGGCGAGCGTCGGCATTTCTCTCGCCTTCTTCGGCACCATCCTGATCTATCTCGCCGGGCAGCCCGTGCTGGGCGAGGGGGTGCCCGCCATGACTTGGAGCCTGCTGCACGACGCGGCCGCGGCCATGGATCCGGCCATCCTCGATCTCGCCTTCATCTTCCTGCTGATCGGCTACGGCACCAAGGTGGGCCTCGCGCCGTTGCACGCCTGGCTGCCCGACGCTCATGCCGAGGGGCCGACGCCCATCTCGGCCGTGCTGTCGGGCCTGTTGCTGAACGTGGCGCTCTACGCGTTGCTGCGCTTCAAGATGCTGATCGCGGGCCAGCCCGCCGCGCTCGATCCCGGCCCCGTCATGATTGTCATGGGGCTGGTGTCGCTGATCTTCGCGGCCTTCATGCTCTACCAGCGTCGCGACATCAAACGCTTCTTCGCCTACTCGTCCATCGAGCACATGGGCCTGATGGTGTTCGCCTTCGGCATGGGCGGGCCGCTGGCCAACTTCGCGGGCCTGCTGCACATGGCCATGCACAGCCTGACCAAGTCGAGCATCTTCTTCGCCGTCGGCCACATCGCCCAGGCCAGGGGCAGCCAGCGCTTCGCCGACATCAGGGGGCTGAGCGTCACCCATCCCCGGCTGGCCGTCGGCTTCGCATTGGCGGTGCTGGCGATCGCCGGCCTGCCGCCGTTCGGCGTGTTCGCCAGCGAGTTCCTCATCCTGACGACGACCTTCGCGCGCGAGCCGTGGCTTGCCCTGCTTCCCGCCTTCGGCCTGCTGGTCGGCTTCGGTGCCCTTCTGCTGCGATTGCAGGACACGATCTTCGGCGAGCCGGTCGGGCCGGCACACCGTGTCGACGGCTCATCGGTGCCGATGGTGCTGCATCTGCTGCTGGTGCTGGGCGCCGGCATCTACCTGCCGCCGGTGCTGGTCGCCTGGTTCCAGCGCGCCGCGGAGCTGCTCGGATGA
- a CDS encoding nickel-dependent hydrogenase large subunit has protein sequence MTAPLLLSVWLGGRSAGPDGYVRAAVDAAAWEGLAAGCAAGSHDLSALWADGDRMCMALNDADRGLRAIAALATEQGAYPSVGRHHAPAVRLERAMRDLYGTRPLGLADMRPWLDHGRWPGRGDRPAYAFLPAEGEGLHQIPVGPVHAGIIEPGHFRFTANGETVVRLEERLGYVHKGVESLMAGAPVETAARIVGRISGDSTVAYAWAFARAVEMALGWSVPPRAILLRGVMAELERMAHHIGDVGAICNDASVLAIHAQCAVQREDVLATSAACFGHRLMMDRVVPGGVAADLSAEGIGQVRGLLRRLAETRAEILRVYESMPSLQDRTVTTGIVSAELVRQYAAGGFVGRASGRAFDVRGSFAYAPYDDVALAIRTRTAGDVDARLLVRLDEIEDSVAIVERLLSRLAPGPVRGERPPVAEGEGAALVEAFRGDVFVAVRLGVDGRVAHAHARDASWFQWPLLEAAVEGNIVADFPLCNKSFNCSYSGHDL, from the coding sequence ATGACCGCACCGCTGCTGCTTTCCGTTTGGCTCGGCGGCCGGTCAGCCGGTCCCGACGGCTACGTCCGCGCCGCCGTCGATGCCGCCGCGTGGGAGGGCCTCGCCGCGGGATGCGCCGCCGGCTCGCACGATCTGTCGGCGTTGTGGGCCGATGGCGACCGCATGTGCATGGCATTGAACGATGCCGACCGCGGGCTGCGAGCGATCGCGGCGCTCGCCACGGAACAGGGCGCCTACCCCTCGGTCGGGCGACATCACGCGCCGGCGGTGCGGCTCGAGCGGGCCATGCGCGATCTCTACGGCACGCGCCCGCTCGGCCTTGCCGACATGCGACCGTGGCTCGATCACGGACGTTGGCCGGGCCGCGGCGACCGGCCCGCCTACGCCTTCCTGCCGGCCGAGGGCGAGGGGCTGCACCAGATCCCGGTCGGTCCGGTCCATGCCGGCATCATCGAGCCGGGACACTTCCGCTTCACCGCCAACGGCGAGACGGTGGTGCGGCTGGAGGAACGTCTGGGCTACGTTCACAAGGGCGTGGAGAGCCTGATGGCGGGCGCGCCGGTCGAGACGGCCGCCCGCATCGTCGGACGCATCTCGGGCGACAGCACCGTCGCCTATGCGTGGGCCTTCGCGCGCGCCGTGGAGATGGCCCTGGGTTGGAGCGTGCCACCGCGCGCCATCCTGTTGCGGGGTGTGATGGCCGAGCTCGAACGCATGGCCCATCACATCGGCGACGTCGGTGCCATCTGCAACGATGCCAGCGTGCTTGCCATCCATGCCCAGTGCGCCGTCCAGCGCGAGGACGTTCTGGCGACCTCTGCCGCGTGCTTCGGCCATCGCCTGATGATGGACCGCGTCGTGCCGGGCGGCGTTGCCGCCGACCTGTCGGCCGAAGGCATCGGACAGGTGCGTGGCCTGCTGCGGCGCCTGGCGGAGACGCGTGCCGAAATCCTGCGGGTTTACGAGTCGATGCCATCGTTGCAGGACCGCACGGTGACAACCGGCATCGTTTCCGCGGAGCTGGTGCGGCAGTATGCGGCGGGCGGCTTCGTCGGCCGCGCGTCGGGCCGTGCCTTCGACGTGCGTGGGAGCTTCGCCTATGCGCCCTACGACGACGTCGCTCTCGCCATACGCACCCGCACGGCCGGCGATGTGGACGCCCGTCTGCTGGTACGGCTGGACGAGATCGAGGACAGCGTCGCCATCGTGGAGCGGCTGCTGAGCCGCCTGGCGCCGGGTCCGGTGCGGGGCGAACGCCCGCCCGTGGCGGAGGGCGAGGGCGCCGCGCTGGTCGAGGCATTCCGCGGCGACGTGTTCGTCGCGGTCCGCCTCGGCGTCGACGGGCGGGTGGCCCATGCCCACGCCCGCGACGCGAGCTGGTTCCAGTGGCCGCTGCTCGAGGCCGCCGTCGAGGGCAACATCGTCGCGGACTTCCCACTCTGCAACAAGTCGTTCAACTGTTCCTACTCGGGGCACGACCTGTGA